Genomic window (Melioribacteraceae bacterium):
CCGGTCTAAAATATTACTCAACAAATGACTTACGACACGGACTTTGGAAGATAATTCAAAAAAGTTGTGGAAAGGATATAGAATTGCTAATAGCATGTTCAATACTATTTTCACATGATTTTTTGAAAACTTCAATACAATCATATGGTCGTATGTCTCATGATGAAGCTTTAGATAAGGTAGAAGGTTTAAAGCTAAAAACAGATGGATAATTGTTCGCGCTAATTAGGAAGAGGGAGCTGAATATTTCGTCTTTCCTTTTTCTAGCACACTATTTGTAAGATATTAATTAACAATATTTTTTCAATACAAATTGTAAGTAGGCTTTATAATTTCAAACAAAAAAGGAGGTGGCAGATGTAGGAATAAGTAAGAAATAATTTTGGTTGTGCCACTGGATATTCCAGTTAACGGATAGATGTACCCTCTCCTTTTGCAGCGATGATAAAGTAAGATCGAAGGCGCAATTCTTTTTATTAATGCGGTAGTGTTTATGCTATGCTTAAATACTGCCCTGCATTAATCCTAAAACCATAGCTGACAAGAATCAACACTCTTGCCGGCTCGGTAAAAATAACTAATTAAAACAAGGAAGCGATGATCGTATTAGATCTACTCGATGTATTGGATCTTTTAAGTGAAGATCAGAGAGAACTGGTTCTATCGGCTCTGCTTAATGAACTTACTATATACTCACATTATGTGATTCTAGAATCTCAGCTGGACTGGGATGGCGAAGGTTCTTATAAAGACTTTGTCTCCTATCAGAATGAAGTGATTAAAGACTGCGTGAAAATAGAGATGAGTTTTTGGGGTAGTGTATTAAGAAGATATAATGGTTTAGAACCGCTGACCTTGCGAACAGAGCTTGAATTGTGAAACGACTAAAATAGCGAGGTATAAGTTGAACATACTAGGAAATGATTTAGAGTTGCTTTCGCGTCATGAAGCTGCCAAAAGGATGAAAATCAGCCCCTGTACGCTTACTAAACTAATTAATAATGGTGAGCTTGGTTCTGTGAGAATGGGGAGACGTGATAAAATACCGCTGCGGGAACTGAATCGGTTCTTAGATGAAAATACGGTTCGATCTATTAGAGAACGAGACAGTCACCTATATACCGAAACGAACCCGAATGACATTCTAATTACAAGAGAAAATAAAACCGGTTCTTTAGGTGGAGATATGATATTAACTGAATTACTAAACGAATTAAAAGGAGAATGACATGATTGATAGAAATGTTGAGTTGATCCGGTGGCGTAATTACTTCTTAAAGAAGACAAAGTATAGAGTAAAAGTGCCCCGCAAGGCTTGTATATCTAAAAAGAATAAAAAAGGAGGGGAAAATGGCAAGAGTACGTGTAAGAGGTAAGTTCTGGCACATACAATGGTACGATAGGGAACTTAAGAAATCTCAGGGGAGAACATTAAAGATGCTTTGTACTCCAGAGAATGAAGCTAAAGCTAAGGCTATTG
Coding sequences:
- a CDS encoding helix-turn-helix domain-containing protein, translated to MNILGNDLELLSRHEAAKRMKISPCTLTKLINNGELGSVRMGRRDKIPLRELNRFLDENTVRSIRERDSHLYTETNPNDILITRENKTGSLGGDMILTELLNELKGE